The genome window AACATTCCTACAGTCACAGAACGCTGTCGAAAATATCTTCGACCTGGTGCCATTTTGGTGCATGTATGTTTTCTGAACAATCAACTTGACTCAAATGATTCTGTTGATCTACTACGGATGATGGAACTTTTCAGAGGAGAGAATCAACCATGCATTATTGTGAATGTTGTTGTCTGCAAGGTAATTTTGATTCTAAACATGCTTTTACCGAGTTCAAactaaaatgatatcaaatcatttctGTCCAGATAGAATAAAATTTTCATCCAGATGATGTCCATCCACTACAGCCAGCAGTTATTTGGTAGTTTATTGGGGGTAGTTGGCATCTAGTGATGATTCTTTGGCCTCCCACCAACACATCATCAGCTAGTATTGAACACCCGCTGGCGCCAAGCATAGTTGTTCCATGGTACATGTTAAATTTTGTCAAATCCATCTCTTATTCCCTGATTTTCTCCTTTTCAGAAGTCAAGTTGTCTGCAGAATGTCGCCAAAGTTCTCTCGAGCCTTATCATTGATCATAGGGTGGAATACTCAGGACAAGTGTTTTTCTGCTGAATGATATCATGGATCAGCTATGGTGCTCCTCCTCCTGCATTTGATATGCAGCGGTGATGATATATTGCATTCCTTTTTTGGGAGGTGTGCAATTTACAAGGACGTGAATTTTCAGTGTGTTCAGCTAGCTGCTTGAAAACCTGGGCATGGTATCATAAACTGGTGCATGTTGTTACTTAGATagaaagctgacgggtcaaatgtATGAAGACAGGTCAAATCGTAGCCCTTGGAATTTATTGTACATTTGGATCTTTTACTGGATATGACACATTACACCGAGTGCACAACCAAAGCAGGGTCAGGCCAAGCTCTGCCTTGCACCACAGGGTAAGGTAGGGTTCCACATGACAATTTGAATGATGTGGTTTCCTTATCCATTGTGCTGACTCTGGAAATCAATGGCTGTGTAATGACTCTCTTGTtccattttatcaattatgGTAAATCTGCACACTGTTGTTGTCTGCCACGTGTTGAACAAATGaacttttttaaacatttttctcattttgtatCCACCATTTGAAGTACTACTCAATATTTTGTAGATGTATTTATTCTTATTAAATCGTTAAAGATGTACACCAAAAAAAACTTGAGAGATACTTCAGTCATTTCACTTTTATGGATGCCCAACCTCAGGtattggatatacatgtaccgctGCAACTTTGATGAATCCAAGGAATGTCTCCACCAGTTAACAAAGAATATTGGACAAGCCCTTTTGTGATACTGTATGATACCCCTACAAAAGGTTTGGGCTCTGTCTACAACCAAGACACCAAACCCCTTGGGATTCAGGAGTGTCACAAGCCTTGGTACCAACCATTCCACCAAACCATTCCCCCAGGACACCATATGCCATAACCAGCCCCCCTCTGAAGGTTTTAATACCCAGCTGTCCCTTCATGTTGAAGTGTAAACCAGCCTTCCAAGAACTCTTAATCATGTCACACCCAGCCCTTCCTTGCCAAGTGTCACGATGTGTCTTTGGGGGACACTGAAACCAGACATGCCCAGAACTCCTCCGATATGTATTGAAGTGTTACAACCAGCCTTCCCAGAAGACTTAACTATGTCATATCCAACCCTCTCTTGCCTAGTGTCACAATGCATCTTTGGAGGGACATTGAAACCTGACATGCCTTGTCCTTCTTTGATACATATATTGGTGTGTTGCATAAAGTCTTCCGAGTACACTAGTCCCATGTCACACCAAACCCTCTTTGACTTTGATATGGAATGTCACATCCAGTCTTCTGAGGACATCAAGCAATGTCAAAGCCAGTCCTCCCTTGGTAATGAAGTAAATTCAGTCTTTCCAGAACACTTAACCATGTCATGTGACCCAGTGTTACAAACAATACATCCAGTCTTCCCAGAACATGAGGCCAAGGCATATACCCAGACCTCCCTTGGTAATGAAGAGCCACAATTCAAGTTGTTCTGTTACAATTCCAGTTGATCAAGCCAGTACATGTCTTTCCAGCGGCAGGACACACCATCCTCTTGCCTAACGACACGACTCCAACCTTATCCAGACTccgtgtgtacatgtattaagtgaaatggcctgatatctCACAATGAGGACATACAGATAACACAAAGTTCAttaaatttatttatttcacgATTAAATTTCAGATCTGGATTGGAATAGTATAACAGTGAGGTAAGGTATAGTACAAATATACCCCCAACAATAACTACTGTGTGGGTGCTTTTAGCCGGTTGAGAGGCAACTGTACAAAGGGGCCTATTTTACCTATAAAAGGCCTCAGTGTAACATGCCCATCTCTACCGGATTAAATGCGTTCATACAGTTTAAGTACATGAGTATTTTGTTATTAATAATAGTCAAGTAATGATTCATTGCCTTGCAACCAAGAAATATATCACATTATCATGATCAGATGATTAAAAGATTTACATTACAAGTATATATGACTATAATTGAATCATACACAACCTAAGCCCTGTGTATACTATTACTAGTCACCTAAAGattaccaatttgaccccctagctcctgcctatagccctcCTTTAGCTTGATCTAATGGGTGATTTCTTTCATCACTCATCACATTTAATAAACAGATCGGCGACCAAATGGAGGTGATCAGATGGATAATTGCTCGATGGCAGACGATCTGGTCCAATCTGCTCCTCAGTTGGCAGTAACAACAATCCTGCTACATCAACGCTTACCCGCGTTACCCAAATATAATCGATTCCCTTACACGATTCACGCTCACCACCAGAGTGACTACCACGTATTTTCCAAGAGGTGTACTTTGGTTCACTTAGATCATTCTGCAGCCTCGTATAGATACTTTCCAAAGCTACCGGACTAGATTTCATAACGCCGTACAACGGCTCCTGGTAATTACCATTAAAATCACCGCAGATGACTACTGGAATGTGAGACATATCCTCCTGTACAAATTTAACCAAATGTTCAGCTTGGTTTTGCCTCAGTTCTTCATAACCTTGTTTTGCCTTGAAATGAGTTGTCAGGACGCAAAATTTCACGCTTGTTGTTTTATCGCTAAGTACAGCATAAGCAGCAATCTGATTTGTGACTGGATGATCAGGAGCTATGACAAATGAATTCGCCTTTTCTAACACATATTTGTCTTTTCGATAGAATACTGCACATCCATCTGGTCCGCTGTTCCCCCTGACATACAGACAAGGTGAGTCTGGTTTAGGAGTAAATATTCCTGTGTAGCCAACTGATTCTAACGCTGCGTTAAAGAAGCTGTATTGATCAACTTCTTCCAGGCATAAAATGTCAGGGTCATGTTCCAGCATGACTTCTAACATCTTCCACTTCCTCTTTTCCCATTCCAAGGTTGACGGTCCACATCGGATGAAATTATCATCTGCACTACAGagagctgaaataaaaaagaattCCTTAATTTTTACAGGCATAAATTCATGGAACTTGCACACAATCTAGATCTGcccaaaaaaatggaaaatctgaaataaatttcttttttaataaattttatgtgccaaaatgtttgaaatccTAATATTCCAAAAACAAGGAGGCATGATGTGTGTTGCACGACATACATGTTTGGCAGGGCAAGCAAAATATCCCTCACAGTGCCAGTGGGTTAAAGTTTAACCTTACCCCAAACAGGGGTAACAAGTCATAgatgattgattaattgattaatAAGGTTTTGGATAAAAGCTGTGATTCTATTTTACCTTGAGCAAGTATGTTCCACTGCATCACTCTGACTTTACAGCAGCCTTTGTCAATGTCAGGACTATTGTTGAAAACATTCCATTTTCTCTCAATTAACTTGGGTCCATCTTTGCGCCAATTTTTTACATCCGTAAGTAGGTCTTTGGTGGACTGAATCTTCTGAAATTTTGGTTCCATATCTGTTTTCTGGaaatttaaagggaaaataaAAGTGTCTTTCCATCATTCATGCATTATCTCATTCATTCATATGATGCTGCCATTTATTTGCCCTGTTGGTGTAAACCACGACCAGGTGGGCTAGAGCTCTGTCTAGTCTCTGATCTGATATGTTTGTTCTAAGAAGGTACAGCCTTTTACCAATCCTAAGGAAGCTTATGTTCATTTACAAGCTCTGAAAGAACACTAAATGGGCATTTTATGTCATGACCTTGTTTATGTTTGAAATGCTTGGTCGGTCAATCTCCCAgtcttcggtccgtctgtcgaattttacatacacccgctgaaattctcacatTGTTGAAAGTATGACGGCGacccaactgtggcagagacataAGGTCGAGTGTGGAGCATGGAAATATGTAGGTCAAGGTCGGTCAAAATGATTCCCTAGATCAGAACGCATTCTTTGGCATCATCGATCATAAAATGTGTGGCCGTAAGAAGTGTTGTTGTGGAATGTTCAGGAATCATCAGAAAGGCCTGCCGAAATATTTAACAAAAAAGCTTTAAATTTTTTGTTGtggtttcattttcattaccaagATGATCATTGAGATCGAGGAGGAACAGACATGACTTGACTGTGCATTTTTTACACTATTATTATAGCCTAACTACATACACTGCAGTGCATGTATGCATGCACATAAATCATGACATGCCATGTCACTATGTCATATGCACTCTGCCATGCATTGAGATGAcattgtcactgtcactgtcggCCCACACCAGCACTGCAAATCAAAATGCACTGCATGCACCCAATGATATGATATCGATAGGCCTACATCTTAATCTTCTCTTAATGTTACATTTTCAGGTTTGATGCTATGATGTGGTGAGAGTGAAGATGGCTACAGTTGATGACAGTGACGCTGCTGTTGCAAATATCCtattagaagaaggaaaatatCAAGGTATGGAGTGCAGAAAGGACGATTACAAATATAAGAATTAAACTGAGATTGTTTTAGCAATGCTTTGATAAAGAAGGCTGTGTCCAGTAGCTATTATATAGAATGGGAAATTGATATCAACAATGTCAGTGAGAGTGATGGAAATGATGTCGGGATGGAGCTGTCTTCATTCCCCTGCGATAATGCCAACATTTTGATACGTATTCAGTCAGGAAACCTGTTAACAATTCAGAGTGCCGAGTATTTCTGTCTTCCACATTTCAGAGGCTTTGGAGCTTGCACAAAAAGCAGTCGAATCAAGCCCAAAGGATGCCAGAGCTTATTTAGCAAAAGGGTAAGATAAATTTTAAATGGTCTGCTTCGCTGCAATTGCAGCAACTTATGTCTTTAGCTCAGCTTGATATGGTCTGAGAAGCCGATTCAGCTGAGTGTGTCATGCAATATTAACACAGAGATTGGAAAGTGATCCTTTCTCACCCAGGGGACAAACCATTTCATTCCATTCGTTGCTACTCCAGTAAGTCCTCAAAGGTTGGCATTTTTCAGTATCACTTCTATATTTGATGATGcatattttttccttttttatcaGAACTGCATGTTTTCATCTCGACAAGTTCCCAGAAGCAAAATCTGCATTTATTGAAGGTCAGAAGCTGGATGATTCTAATGCTGCCTTCAAGACGTGGCTAAGGAAGTGCGACGCTGAGCTAGATTGTGAGTATCCTAGAATAGGATCCCCGCCCCTTAAAACAATATCAAGAATTCTTACATCATATCAAATGAACTTTGAGGGAGTCGAGAAAACCTCAGGCCAGTTTTTTGTTAAGTTTTCAAATTGGGACAGTCGAGGCAATTTGTGCAGGCGTTGCTCATTCATCTTTCACATGTCGACATTGTACACTAGATTGTTaattgtttttgaaattctTTTCTCAGTGGCGAAGAAAGAGAATTCAGGTGTTGGTTCAAGCTCAGGAAGTGATGAAAAACCAAAACCACCGCCAATGCCATCAGGACAAAAAACAAGGTAAGAAAGAAAGTGATTTTTAAAGAATAATACAAATGTTTACTAATGTGATCTACTGCTGTTTTGTCAGTTTACTAATGTGATCTACTGCTGTTTTGTCAGTTTACTAATGTGATCAACTGCTGTTTTGTCAGTTTACTAATGTGATCTACTGCTGTTTTGTCAGTTTACTACCGTAATGTGATCTACTGCTGTTTTGTCAGTTTACTAATGTGGTCTACTGCTGTTTTGTCAGTTTACTAATGTGGTCTACTGCTGTTTTGTCAGTTTACTAATGTGATCTACTGCTGTTTTGTCAGTTTACTAATGTGGTCTACTGCTGTTTTGTCAGCTGACATCAGATGGTCAGAGTTCAAATATAGAATAGGAATGGCATTTctgcaaaatccaaaatggatattgatgatgatgatgactatgatgatgaaaatatcaGTCTTTAGAAAATATCAGACTTTTGAAAAATCTAATCAGAATTCTCACAGaagattgaaatgaaaaatctgtCATGTACTTTCAAATGTTGAATCGATGCAAGTACTcataaatattttcttttttatgaCTTCTTTCAGATATGATTGGTACCAGACAGAGACACACGTCATTGTAAACGTCATGCTGAAAAATGTGAAACAGGAAGATTGTAACATCAATATTCAAACCAGAACAGTAAGATTTGTTAGCTTAAGATCTTTGTGCCTCCCAAGTGCATATGAGGTGGGACTTCACGTCACACCGATTGCTCGGTGCAGACATCATTGctagtgtacatgtaattgttgtaTCTGGGTAAGAGAGAATGACTCAATGCCATCATGATGCTATTCCTTGCCTCTGTGCAGTCTATTGACAATGCATCGATCCATGAACTGctgcaatcaaaacaaggattaACATATTTTTGATTATAAACATTGACATCCTGTAACCAAGGCCTTTGAGAATGTTAACTACTTCTCACTTGTTTGTTTCAGTTCAGTGCCACTGTGAAGCAGCCATCAGGAAGTGAATACAGCTTAGAGTTAGACCTGGCTCATGCTATCGATCCAGAGAAATCATCAACTCAAATCTTAAAACCAAAAGTGAGTAGGCAAAAACCCAATTGGGGTCTAAACATTAAAATGATTATTTACCAACTTAGATGTCTTCTAATGCCAGACTGGCATCTGAAAACACAACAGATGCACCTTTGACAACAGGAGGATTGGTGGAATCCATCAGACGTAACTAGCAACGTTGCTCTGTTGTTGCATCTGCAGACCACAGACCTCCATACTAATCTATTGGGGCCATTCAAGCCCCTGGGTTAaacattggtacatgtatgtgtcaacAATATAAGGCTCTCTGATGTATTTACGGTGGGGTAAAAATGTACCAAGATCAATAATTTCATCAACGCAAgtatcaaaattgtttttgaaCTGTTGCAGATTGAGGTCAAGTTGAAGAAAGTGGATGGTATCCGATGGACTGCCTTAGAGGGAGAGCCCGAGAACATCAAACAGTTCA of Lineus longissimus chromosome 9, tnLinLong1.2, whole genome shotgun sequence contains these proteins:
- the LOC135493731 gene encoding nocturnin-like encodes the protein MEPKFQKIQSTKDLLTDVKNWRKDGPKLIERKWNVFNNSPDIDKGCCKVRVMQWNILAQALCSADDNFIRCGPSTLEWEKRKWKMLEVMLEHDPDILCLEEVDQYSFFNAALESVGYTGIFTPKPDSPCLYVRGNSGPDGCAVFYRKDKYVLEKANSFVIAPDHPVTNQIAAYAVLSDKTTSVKFCVLTTHFKAKQGYEELRQNQAEHLVKFVQEDMSHIPVVICGDFNGNYQEPLYGVMKSSPVALESIYTRLQNDLSEPKYTSWKIRGSHSGGERESCKGIDYIWVTRVSVDVAGLLLLPTEEQIGPDRLPSSNYPSDHLHLVADLFIKCDE
- the LOC135493732 gene encoding protein SGT1 homolog, with product MATVDDSDAAVANILLEEGKYQEALELAQKAVESSPKDARAYLAKGTACFHLDKFPEAKSAFIEGQKLDDSNAAFKTWLRKCDAELDLAKKENSGVGSSSGSDEKPKPPPMPSGQKTRYDWYQTETHVIVNVMLKNVKQEDCNINIQTRTFSATVKQPSGSEYSLELDLAHAIDPEKSSTQILKPKIEVKLKKVDGIRWTALEGEPENIKQFTPGSTTTTGSSTKYPSASKKDWDKIAAEVEEDKPEGDAALNELFQKIYADGGDDVKKAMQKSFFESGGTVLSTNWNEIGKEKVEVKPPDGMEFKKWDG